The Candidatus Woesearchaeota archaeon DNA segment GGGGGTTGTCAAAATCAGCCGCCCGCCAGGCTTGAGTATCCTGTGGATTTCCCTGAGAACCGCTGTGAGCTTTTTTTGCTGCAGATGCTCGAAAACCGCAAGCATGGCAACAACATCAAAATAATTGTCAGGATAGGATGTCCTGGGTTTTTCTTCAAGGTCTTGTTTCTTCAAGGTTATTTTGCCATAGGACTTGGATAATTTTACAAAAGGGTCGATGCCATGCTTTTCCCTGAATTTTGTATTGATGAGGAAAAAAGGATAGGAGCCGCAGCCAATGTCAAGGATTCTTCCTTTCCTGGCAGAGTCCGGAATCAATTTGTTTGCCATGGCTGCCCTTTTTTTTGAAAGGAATGATTCAAGAATTCCGTCGCCGCGGGTTACGTGCTGGTGCATTCTAATTTGTTCTGGGTTTAATCTTATAAAGGTTTGTTTTTGGAAATAATAAGTTGCATTTAAACTCAAACTTATAAAGAAATAATGTTTCTGGTCATGTGCCCGGACTCACACTTGCATGATACGATGATTGCAAGACGTTTATCCGGGTAACCAGGCCCGCCGCAAGGCGGGTCACTTCTTTAGGCCATTGTCACGTAGCAAAATTTAAATATGAATTGGACATGGGTCATCATAAATATTTATTTTGGCGGGGATATCCCCTGCCACGGGGAGGGATTCAGAATGGCAATAACTTATGACCCGCTGACACCGCAGGACAAGACATTGACAAAACTATTGGCTGAAGATGTTCTATCTGATTTTGCCGGAAAGTATGCAACTGGCCAAGCTACAAGCATCCCAAAGGACATGGCAATTGAAGTTGCAAGAACGGCAATCGAATTGTATGGTGCGGATGGATATGATGTAAGCCGTGTGACCCCATCAATGGTGCTTGCCAAAGGAATGAGCTGGGGGCACATTACCTTGGTAAGAAATGATGTCCAACTCCACGATACCATC contains these protein-coding regions:
- a CDS encoding class I SAM-dependent methyltransferase, with protein sequence MHQHVTRGDGILESFLSKKRAAMANKLIPDSARKGRILDIGCGSYPFFLINTKFREKHGIDPFVKLSKSYGKITLKKQDLEEKPRTSYPDNYFDVVAMLAVFEHLQQKKLTAVLREIHRILKPGGRLILTTPCPWTDGLLKIMARTGLVSKEEIHEHESTYPHKAIRHYLEKAGFDGKKTVLGYFELWLNNWGYAVK